One Myripristis murdjan chromosome 18, fMyrMur1.1, whole genome shotgun sequence DNA window includes the following coding sequences:
- the clcn3 gene encoding H(+)/Cl(-) exchange transporter 3 isoform X3, with protein MESEQLYNRGYCRNSYNSIASASSDEELLDGAGVIMDFHTTEDDNLLDGDAASPGSNYAMSNGGGVASSSTHLLDFLEEPIPGVGTYDDFHTIDWVREKCKDRERHRKINSKKKESAWEFTKSLYDAWSGWLVVTLTGLASGALAGLIDIAADWMNDLKEGVCLSAMWFNHEQCCWTSNETTFAERDKCPQWKSWAELILGQAEGPGSYIMNYFMYIYWALSFAFLAVCLVKVFAPYACGSGIPEIKTILSGFIIRGYLGKWTLMIKTITLVLAVASGLSLGKEGPLVHVACCCGNIFSYLFPKYSKNEAKKREVLSAASAAGVSVAFGAPIGGVLFSLEEVSYYFPLKTLWRSFFAALVAAFVLRSINPFGNSRLVLFYVEYHTPWYLFELIPFILLGVFGGLWGAFFIRANIAWCRRRKSTRFGKYPVLEVILVAAITAVVAFPNPYTRQNTSELIKELFTDCGPLESSQLCQYRSQMNGSKAFTETPNRPAGPGVYAAMWQLCLALIFKIIMTIFTFGLKVPSGLFIPSMAIGAIAGRIVGIAVEQLAYYHHDWFLFKEWCEVGADCITPGLYAMVGAAACLGGVTRMTVSLVVIVFELTGGLEYIVPLMAAVMTSKWVGDAFGREGIYEAHIRLNGYPFLDAKEEFTHTTLAREVMRPRRSDPPLAVLTQDDLTVEELQGIINETSYNGFPVIVSKESQRLVGFALRRDITIAIENARRKQEGIMLNSRVYFTQHAPTLPADSPRPLKLRSILDMSPFTVTDHTPMEIVVDIFRKLGLRQCLVTHNGRLLGIITKKDILRHMAQMANQDPESIMFN; from the exons gctcTAACTACGCCATGTCTAACGGGGGCGGGGTCGCCAGCAGCTCCACCCACCTGCTGGACTTCCTAGAGGAGCCCATCCCGGGTGTGGGGACCTACGACGACTTCCACACCATCGACTGGGTCCGCGAGAAGTGCAAGGACCGCGAGAGGCACCGCAAG attaACAGTAAGAAAAAGGAGTCGGCATGGGAGTTCACAAAGAGTCTGTACGACGCCTGGTCTGGGTGGCTGGTGGTTACACTCACAGGCTTGGcctcag GTGCTTTGGCTGGCCTGATTGACATTGCTGCTGACTGGATGAACGACCTGAAGGAGGGTGTGTGTCTCAGCGCCATGTGGTTCAACCACGAGCAGTGCTGCTGGACGTCCAATGAGACCACCTTCGCTGAGCGGGACAAGTGCCCCCAGTGGAAGAGCTGGGCGGAGCTAATACTGGGGCAGGCCGAG GGCCCGGGCTCCTACATCATGAACTACTTCATGTACATCTACTGGGCCCTGTCCTTTGCCTTCCTGGCGGTGTGTCTGGTCAAGGTGTTCGCTCCCTACGCCTGCGGCTCGGGGATCCCTGAG ATCAAGACCATCCTGAGCGGGTTCATCATCCGGGGCTACCTGGGCAAGTGGACCCTGATGATCAAGACCATCACTCTGGTGCTGGCTGTGGCGTCCGGCCTCAGCCTGGGGAAAGAGGGCCCTCTGGTCCACGTGGCCTGCTGCTGCGGGAACATCTTCTCCTACCTCTTCCCCAAGTACAGCAAGAACGAGGCAAAGAAGCGAGAG GTTCTCTCTGCTGCATCAGCGGCTGGCGTGTCCGTGGCGTTTGGAGCCCCGATAGGAGGAGTGCTCTTCAGCCTGGAGGAG GTGAGCTACTACTTCCCTCTGAAGACCCTGTGGCGCTCCTTCTTCGCCGCCCTGGTGGCAGCCTTCGTCCTGCGCTCCATCAACCCGTTCGGTAACAGCCGCCTGGTGCTCTTCTATGTGGAGTATCACACACCTTGGTACCTCTTCGAGCTCATCCCCTTCATCCTGCTGGGCGTTTTCGGGGGTCTCTGGGGAGCCTTCTTCATCCGAGCCAACATCGCATGGTGCCGGAGGCGCAAGTCCACCCGCTTTG GCAAGTACCCTGTTTTGGAGGTGATCCTGGTGGCGGCCATCACGGCGGTGGTTGCCTTCCCCAACCCGTACACGCGGCAGAACACCAGCGAGCTGATCAAGGAGCTGTTCACCGACTGCGGCCCGCTGGAGTCGTCCCAGCTCTGCCAGTACCGCAGCCAGATGAACGGGAGTAAAGCCTTCACCGAGACCCCCAACCGGCCGGCGGGGCCCGGGGTCTACGCCGCCATGTGGCAGCTCTGCCTGGCGCTCATCTTCAAGATTATCATGACCATATTCACCTTCGGTCTCAAG GTCCCGTCGGGCTTGTTCATCCCCAGCATGGCCATCGGGGCGATCGCAGGGCGTATTGTCGGCATCGCCGTGGAGCAGCTGGCCTACTACCACCACGACTGGTTCCTCTTCAAGGAGTGGTGCGAGGTGGGAGCTGACTGCATCACCCCGGGGCTCTACGCCATGGTGGGCGCCGCCGCATGTCTGG GCGGCGTCACCCGCATGACGGTCTCCCTGGTCGTCATTGTGTTCGAGCTGACCGGCGGGTTGGAGTACATCGTCCCGCTCATGGCCGCCGTCATGACCAGCAAGTGGGTGGGCGACGCCTTCGGCCGCGAGGGAATCTACGAGGCCCACATCCGCCTCAACGGTTACCCCTTCCTGGACGCCAAGGAGGAGTTCACACACACCACGCTGGCCAGGGAGGTGATGAGGCCGCGTCGCAGCGACCCGCCGCTCGCCGTGCTGACTCAGGACGACCTGAcggtggaggagctgcagggcaTCATCAACGAGACCAGCTACAACGGTTTCCCTGTGATCGTGTCCAAGGAGTCCCAGAGGCTGGTGGGCTTTGCTCTGCGCAGGGACATCACTATCGCTATAG AGAACGCCCGTCGTAAACAGGAGGGCATCATGCTGAACTCCCGGGTGTACTTCACCCAGCACGCTCCCACCCTGCCGGCCGACAGCCCCCGGCCCCTCAAGCTGCGCTCCATCCTGGACATGAGCCCCTTCACCGTCACGGACCACACGCCCATGGAGATCGTGGTTGACATTTTTAGGAAGCTGGGGCTGCGCCAGTGCCTGGTCACTCACAACGG GCGGCTCCTTGGTATtatcacaaaaaaagatatCCTTCGTCACATGGCTCAAATGGCAAACCAAGATCCCGAGTCCATCATGTTCAACTAG
- the clcn3 gene encoding H(+)/Cl(-) exchange transporter 3 isoform X5 — MSNGGGVASSSTHLLDFLEEPIPGVGTYDDFHTIDWVREKCKDRERHRKINSKKKESAWEFTKSLYDAWSGWLVVTLTGLASGALAGLIDIAADWMNDLKEGVCLSAMWFNHEQCCWTSNETTFAERDKCPQWKSWAELILGQAEGPGSYIMNYFMYIYWALSFAFLAVCLVKVFAPYACGSGIPEIKTILSGFIIRGYLGKWTLMIKTITLVLAVASGLSLGKEGPLVHVACCCGNIFSYLFPKYSKNEAKKREVLSAASAAGVSVAFGAPIGGVLFSLEEVSYYFPLKTLWRSFFAALVAAFVLRSINPFGNSRLVLFYVEYHTPWYLFELIPFILLGVFGGLWGAFFIRANIAWCRRRKSTRFGKYPVLEVILVAAITAVVAFPNPYTRQNTSELIKELFTDCGPLESSQLCQYRSQMNGSKAFTETPNRPAGPGVYAAMWQLCLALIFKIIMTIFTFGLKVPSGLFIPSMAIGAIAGRIVGIAVEQLAYYHHDWFLFKEWCEVGADCITPGLYAMVGAAACLGGVTRMTVSLVVIVFELTGGLEYIVPLMAAVMTSKWVGDAFGREGIYEAHIRLNGYPFLDAKEEFTHTTLAREVMRPRRSDPPLAVLTQDDLTVEELQGIINETSYNGFPVIVSKESQRLVGFALRRDITIAIENARRKQEGIMLNSRVYFTQHAPTLPADSPRPLKLRSILDMSPFTVTDHTPMEIVVDIFRKLGLRQCLVTHNGIVLGIITKKNILEHLEELKQHSEPLAAPWYYHKKRYPSSHGSNGKPRSRVHHVQLVRSFQDGRAGGDDSDEEAVHLLDGSNL; from the exons ATGTCTAACGGGGGCGGGGTCGCCAGCAGCTCCACCCACCTGCTGGACTTCCTAGAGGAGCCCATCCCGGGTGTGGGGACCTACGACGACTTCCACACCATCGACTGGGTCCGCGAGAAGTGCAAGGACCGCGAGAGGCACCGCAAG attaACAGTAAGAAAAAGGAGTCGGCATGGGAGTTCACAAAGAGTCTGTACGACGCCTGGTCTGGGTGGCTGGTGGTTACACTCACAGGCTTGGcctcag GTGCTTTGGCTGGCCTGATTGACATTGCTGCTGACTGGATGAACGACCTGAAGGAGGGTGTGTGTCTCAGCGCCATGTGGTTCAACCACGAGCAGTGCTGCTGGACGTCCAATGAGACCACCTTCGCTGAGCGGGACAAGTGCCCCCAGTGGAAGAGCTGGGCGGAGCTAATACTGGGGCAGGCCGAG GGCCCGGGCTCCTACATCATGAACTACTTCATGTACATCTACTGGGCCCTGTCCTTTGCCTTCCTGGCGGTGTGTCTGGTCAAGGTGTTCGCTCCCTACGCCTGCGGCTCGGGGATCCCTGAG ATCAAGACCATCCTGAGCGGGTTCATCATCCGGGGCTACCTGGGCAAGTGGACCCTGATGATCAAGACCATCACTCTGGTGCTGGCTGTGGCGTCCGGCCTCAGCCTGGGGAAAGAGGGCCCTCTGGTCCACGTGGCCTGCTGCTGCGGGAACATCTTCTCCTACCTCTTCCCCAAGTACAGCAAGAACGAGGCAAAGAAGCGAGAG GTTCTCTCTGCTGCATCAGCGGCTGGCGTGTCCGTGGCGTTTGGAGCCCCGATAGGAGGAGTGCTCTTCAGCCTGGAGGAG GTGAGCTACTACTTCCCTCTGAAGACCCTGTGGCGCTCCTTCTTCGCCGCCCTGGTGGCAGCCTTCGTCCTGCGCTCCATCAACCCGTTCGGTAACAGCCGCCTGGTGCTCTTCTATGTGGAGTATCACACACCTTGGTACCTCTTCGAGCTCATCCCCTTCATCCTGCTGGGCGTTTTCGGGGGTCTCTGGGGAGCCTTCTTCATCCGAGCCAACATCGCATGGTGCCGGAGGCGCAAGTCCACCCGCTTTG GCAAGTACCCTGTTTTGGAGGTGATCCTGGTGGCGGCCATCACGGCGGTGGTTGCCTTCCCCAACCCGTACACGCGGCAGAACACCAGCGAGCTGATCAAGGAGCTGTTCACCGACTGCGGCCCGCTGGAGTCGTCCCAGCTCTGCCAGTACCGCAGCCAGATGAACGGGAGTAAAGCCTTCACCGAGACCCCCAACCGGCCGGCGGGGCCCGGGGTCTACGCCGCCATGTGGCAGCTCTGCCTGGCGCTCATCTTCAAGATTATCATGACCATATTCACCTTCGGTCTCAAG GTCCCGTCGGGCTTGTTCATCCCCAGCATGGCCATCGGGGCGATCGCAGGGCGTATTGTCGGCATCGCCGTGGAGCAGCTGGCCTACTACCACCACGACTGGTTCCTCTTCAAGGAGTGGTGCGAGGTGGGAGCTGACTGCATCACCCCGGGGCTCTACGCCATGGTGGGCGCCGCCGCATGTCTGG GCGGCGTCACCCGCATGACGGTCTCCCTGGTCGTCATTGTGTTCGAGCTGACCGGCGGGTTGGAGTACATCGTCCCGCTCATGGCCGCCGTCATGACCAGCAAGTGGGTGGGCGACGCCTTCGGCCGCGAGGGAATCTACGAGGCCCACATCCGCCTCAACGGTTACCCCTTCCTGGACGCCAAGGAGGAGTTCACACACACCACGCTGGCCAGGGAGGTGATGAGGCCGCGTCGCAGCGACCCGCCGCTCGCCGTGCTGACTCAGGACGACCTGAcggtggaggagctgcagggcaTCATCAACGAGACCAGCTACAACGGTTTCCCTGTGATCGTGTCCAAGGAGTCCCAGAGGCTGGTGGGCTTTGCTCTGCGCAGGGACATCACTATCGCTATAG AGAACGCCCGTCGTAAACAGGAGGGCATCATGCTGAACTCCCGGGTGTACTTCACCCAGCACGCTCCCACCCTGCCGGCCGACAGCCCCCGGCCCCTCAAGCTGCGCTCCATCCTGGACATGAGCCCCTTCACCGTCACGGACCACACGCCCATGGAGATCGTGGTTGACATTTTTAGGAAGCTGGGGCTGCGCCAGTGCCTGGTCACTCACAACGG gattGTGTTGGGCATCATCACTAAGAAGAATATATTAGAGCATCTGGAAGAGCTCAAGCAGCACTCGGAGCCCCTG GCGGCTCCTTGGTATtatcacaaaaaaagatatCCTTCGTCACATGGCTCAAATGGCAAACCAAGATCCCGAGTCCATCATGTTCAACTAGTCCGCTCCTTCCAGGACGGCCGGGCGGGGGGAGACGACAGCGACGAGGAGGCGGTGCACCTCCTGGACGGATCCAACCTCTGA